A single region of the Lates calcarifer isolate ASB-BC8 linkage group LG3, TLL_Latcal_v3, whole genome shotgun sequence genome encodes:
- the LOC108889089 gene encoding LOW QUALITY PROTEIN: adhesion G protein-coupled receptor B1-like (The sequence of the model RefSeq protein was modified relative to this genomic sequence to represent the inferred CDS: deleted 1 base in 1 codon), whose product MAWSALTGPCVAIALLFFGLTSCTPSGPASATCATLEQSRFFGVFSSTTTLPSTPCSWTLQNPDPRRYTVYMKITKPTDSCVPRQIRTFQFDSFIETSRTYLGMESFDEVVRLCDASTTVTYLESSKQFLQMRKVAPRNGLELAEGENSVSDFKAEFLVVGKRNPSMPACQMLCQWLEKCLSTSTHDYPCGIMNTPCQCWETPKRKPGSCYRGGVYVEKCLPVPRDNGRDAEIIKGWAGWGRWSVCSQECGGGVQVRSRTCQPEDGVCEGTVEEGRACNPQPCIGKGPNRSQGLRAIIGLKRDNAGDANHGVVATQTVDAKTDEWSPWSACSITCGEGWQSRTRVCATSSFTTQCTGPLRENRPCNNTAVCPVDGAWDEWTPWSLCSSTCGRGYRDRTRTCKLPQNGGEPCRGPTKQTKFCNIAVCPVDGSWNEWSAWSACSATCSSGTMQRTRECNGPSYGGSECHGSWKETNNCFLKECPVDGRWQPWSTWGSCSKTCGGGIQQRQRVCEGPLFGGEPCPGEKGEQRRCNEKRCPEPHEICPEQNTGDVVWKQTPAGDMAYTTCPADASGMILRRCTLDAVGLASWENPAHIKCVSKNYDNIQMLSRGYISKAQMGESVDGVAEVISRLRFSSDEGAKYSGDLLAIMEILKNTTELYKGTRLRLSNADVANYVQTISNLLKEEHRDKWEEVQLMGASIKEFLRLVEDFVNMIGMQMSGFQDIYEVTENFVLSIHKRPATTNSNFTFPVKGWRGMLDWVRTSEERISVSRDALSIEQSDGNDAFVTGIVLYRNLASLLSFQSNTTLLNSKVVTVIVNPTTTLLSSPVEIEFPHLQNGTMNETCLSWDESETSSLLGSWSARSCRSVPVHSYRTKCVCDSPSTFAILARINFDSIMDKALLPSVTLIVGCGVSSLTLLLLIIIYVSVWKYIRSERSVILINFCLSIICSNALILVGQTQARNKVVCTLVAAFLHFFFLSSFCWVLTEAWQSYMAVTGRLRNRIIRKRFLCLGWGLPALVVAVSVGFTKAKGYGTVNYCWLSLEGGLLYSFVGPAAAVVLVNMVIGILVFNKLVSKDGITDVKLKERAGASLWSSCVVLPLLALTWMSAVLAITDRRSALFQILFAVFDSLEGFIIVMVHCILRREVQEAVKCRVVDRKDDGNGDSGSSLHNGHTQLMQSDNEKDGDSSRQGMKSSSEEKMPPPQLPLPMGSNFHTLPSNPSKSHMQAVPEYSSHTLTLKREKSRLAGGVDPSCGKPVYVCEGELFKQLDADLARAQCEGSVSDGSGYVLMPNTTSTLRSKPKDDPTKYNISVEQLPQARLMHLGGPFAEPQAAFGMKSIPPDQVSVSYSERDSPIQNIHNMSSESHITHSSLENTFESMNSMMSKSETISTLSMSSLERQKSRYAELDFEKIMHTKKRHQNMFQDLNRKLHHAEKDRESPASDSKDKQQAPLERPWEGVRGIPQSPPAWVRKDLEPLAASPLELHSVDWEKTGTTIPLVGQDIIDLQTEV is encoded by the exons ATGGCGTGGTCAGCTCTTACCGGCCCTTGTGTGGCCATCGCCCTACTCTTCTTCGGTTTGACCTCCTGCACTCCCTCTGGACCGGCCTCCGCCACCTGCGCCACACTGGAACAGAGTCGCTTCTTCGGCGTGTTCTCCTCTACGACCACCCTGCCGTCCACCCCATGCTCCTGGACCCTGCAGAACCCCGATCCTCGCCGCTACACCGTCTACATGAAAATCACCAAGCCCACCGACTCCTGCGTGCCCCGCCAGATCAGGACCTTCCAGTTTGACTCCTTCATCGAGACCTCCCGCACCTACCTGGGCATGGAGAGCTTCGACGAGGTTGTCAGGCTGTGCGACGCTTCAACCACCGTCACCTACCTGGAGTCGAGCAAGCAGTTCCTGCAGATGCGCAAAGTGGCACCAAGGAACGGACTGGAGCTTGCAGAGGGGGAGAACAGCGTCAGTGATTTCAAGGCTGAGTTTCTGGTCGTGGGGAAGAGGAACCCAAGCATGCCCGCCTGCCAGATGCTGTGCCAGTGGCTGGAGAAGTGTCTGTCCACCAGCACCCATGATTATCCCTGTGGCATCATGAACACCCCATGCCAGTGCTGGGAGACCCCAAAGAGAAAACCAGGAAGCTGCTACAGGGGCGGTGTCTACGTTGAGAAATGCCTTCCCGTCCCCAGAGACAACGGACGCGATGCTGAGATTATCA AGGGCTGGGCTGGTTGGGGCCGCTGGTCCGTATGCAGCCAGGAATGCGGTGGCGGAGTCCAGGTGCGCAGCCGAACCTGCCAGCCCGAGGACGGCGTGTGCGAGGGAACAGTCGAAGAGGGGCGGGCCTGCAACCCTCAGCCCTGCATTG GCAAAGGACCCAACAGGAGCCAGGGTCTGCGGGCCATCATCGGTTTGAAGAGAGACAATGCCGGTGATGCCAACCATGGAGTTGTTGCAACCCAAACAG TAGATGCTAAAACCGATGAGTGGTCCCCCTGGAGTGCATGCTCAATCACCTGTGGTGAGGGCTGGCAGAGTCGTACCCGTGTCTGCGCTACATCCTCCTTCACCACCCAGTGCACCGGACCCCTGCGTGAGAACCGGCCCTGCAACAACACAGCCGTCTGCCCCG TGGATGGTGCTTGGGATGAGTGGACCCCCTGGAGCCTGTGCTCATCCACATGCGGCCGTGGTTACCGTGATCGTACCCGCACATGCAAGCTGCCCCAGAATGGAGGAGAGCCTTGCCGCGGCCCCACAAAACAAACCAAGTTCTGCAACATCGCTGTTTGCCCAG TGGACGGATCCTGGAATGAGTGGTCTGCCTGGAGTGCATGCTCTGCGACTTGCTCCAGCGGCACCATGCAGAGGACACGGGAGTGCAACGGGCCATCCTACGGCGGCTCTGAGTGCCACGGCAGCTggaaagagacaaacaactgCTTCCTGAAAGAATGTcccg TTGATGGACGCTGGCAGCCATGGAGCACATGGGGCAGCTGCAGCAAGACTTGTGGTGGAGGCattcagcagagacagagagtctgTGAAGGGCCTCTCTTTGGTGGAGAACCTTGCCCCGGTGAAAAGGGAGAGCAGAGGCGCTGCAATGAGAAGAGATGCCCTG AGCCCCATGAGATCTGCCCTGAGCAGAACACTGGAGATGTTGTGTGGAAGCAAACCCCCGCTGGAGACATGGCTTATACCACTTGCCCTGCTGATGCTTCAG GTATGATTCTGCGCCGTTGCACTCTGGATGCCGTAGGTCTTGCTTCCTGGGAGAACCCAGCTCACATCAAGTGTGTCTCCAAGAACTATGACAACATTCAGATGCTG TCAAGGGGCTACATCTCCAAAGCGCAGATGGGGGAGAGTGTGGACGGAGTCGCTGAGGTGATTTCCCGCCTGAGATTCTCCTCTGATGAAGGGGCAAAGTACAGTGGCGACCTCTTGGCCATCATGGAAATCCTGAAGAACACCACCGAACTGTACAAGGGAACCAGGCTGAGACTGAGCAACGCCGACGTTGCG AACTACGTCCAGACCATCAGCAACTTACTGAAGGAGGAACATCGTGACAAATGGGAGGAGGTACAGCTG ATGGGCGCCAGCATTAAGGAGTTCCTCCGCCTTGTTGAGGACTTTGTGAACATGATCGGTATGCAAATGAGCGGCTTCCAGGACATTTATGAAGTCACCGAGAATTTTG TGCTGAGCATCCACAAGCGCCCTGCAACAACAAACTCCAACTTCACCTTCCCTGTGAAGGGCTGGAGGGGCATGCTCGACTGGGTCAGGACCTCTGAGGAGAGGATCTCTGTGTCCCGTGATGCTCTGTCCATTGAACAGTCTG ACGGCAATGACGCTTTTGTGACTGGCATCGTCCTCTATAGAAACCTTGCTTCTCTTCTGTCCTTCCAGAG TAACACCACCCTGCTCAACTCCAAGGTGGTGACAGTGATCGTCAACCCCACGACAACTCTTCTGTCATCCCCTGTTGAGATTGAGTTCCCCCACCTTCAAAAT GGCACCATGAATGAGACATGCCTCTCATGGGACGAGAGCGAAAC TTCCTCTCTGCTTGGGTCTTGGTCTGCTCGGAGCTGCAGATCGGTCCCCGTTCATTCATACAGAACCAAATGCGTGTGTGACAGCCCCTCCACCTTCGCCATTTTAGCGCGCATCAACTTCGACTCG ATCATGGACAAGGCACTGCTCCCGTCC GTGACTCTCATCGTTGGCTGTGGGgtctcctctctcaccctgctgctcctcatcatcatctacGTCTCAGTGTGGAA GTATATCCGCTCCGAGCGCTCCGTTATCCTCATCAATTTCTGCCTCTCCATTATATGCTCCAATGCCCTCATTCTTGTCGGACAAACTCAGGCTCGCAACAAG GTGGTGTGCACTCTTGTAGCTGCTTTCCTGcacttctttttcctctcctctttctgctgGGTGCTGACAGAAGCTTGGCAGTCCTACATGGCTGTCACTGGTCGTCTGCGCAACCGCATAATCCGCAAGCGCTTCTTGTGCTTAGGCTGGG GCCTTCCCGCACTGGTGGTGGCTGTGTCAGTGGGTTTCACAAAAGCTAAGGGATACGGCACTGTCAACTA CTGCTGGCTGTCTCTTGAGGGCGGACTCCTCTACTCCTTTGTCGgccctgctgcagctgttgttttg GTGAACATGGTCATTGGTATTCTGGTCTTCAACAAGCTGGTATCCAAGGACGGTATCACCGATGTGAAGCTGAAGGAGAGAGCTGG GGCATCGCTGTGGAGCTCCTGCGTGGTCTTGCCCCTCTTGGCCCTCACCTGGATGTCTGCTGTCCTGGCCATCACTGACCGCCGCTCGGCCCTCTTCCAGATCCTCTTTGCCGTGTTCGACTCTCTGGAGGGTTTCATCATCGTCATGGTTCACTGCATCCTGCGTAGAGAg GTTCAAGAAGCTGTAAAGTGCAGAGTAGTCGACCGCAAGGACGATGGCAATGGAGACTCTGGCAGTTCCCTTCACAATGGCCACACCCAGCTTATG CAGTCTGATAACGAAAAGGATGGAGATTCAAGCAGACAAG GAATGAAGAGCTCCTCTGAAGAGAAGAtgcctcctcctcagctgcctCTTCCCATGGGCTCCAACTTCCACACCCTGCCATCCAACCCCAGCAAGAGCCACATGCAGGCGGTTCCCGAATATTCCAGCCACACCCTCAccctgaagagagagaagagccgGCTTGCAGGAGGAGTCGACCCATCCTGCGGGAAACCCGTGTATGTCTGCGAGGGCGAGCTCTTCAAGCAGCTGGACGCAGATCTCGCTCGGGCCCAGTGCGAGGGCAGTGTCTCCGATGGCAGCGGCTACGTCCTCATGCCCAACACCACCTCCACCCTGAGGTCCAAGCCCAAGGACGACccaacaaaatacaacatcagTGTGGAGCAGCTGCCACAGGCCAGGCTCATGCACCTCGGCGGGCCCTTCGCCGAGCCCCAGGCCGCCTTTGGTATGAAGTCAATCCCCCCTGATCAGGTCAGCGTGTCATACTCAGAGAGAGACTCGCCCATCCAGAACATCCACAACATGTCCAGCGAGTCTCACATCACCCACAGCAGCCTGGAGAACACCTTTGAGTCCATGAACTCTATGATGTCCAAGAGTGAGACCATCTCCACACTGTCAATGAGCTCCTTGGAG agacagaaatcCCGTTATGCTGAGTTGGACTTTGAG aaaaTTATGCACACAAAGAAACGCCACCAGAACATGTTCCAGGACCTAAATAGGAAGCTACATCAtgctgagaaagacagagaatcACCTGCCTCTGACAGCAAG GACAAACAGCAGGCTCCACTGGAGAGGCCATGGGAAGGAGTCCGGGGAATACCGCAGTCGCCCCCAGCTTGGGTGCGCAAAGACCTGGAGCCCCTAGCTGCCTCGCCTCTGGAGCTGCACTCTGTGGATTGGGAGAAAACTGGCACCACCATTCCTCTAGTGGGGCAGGACATCATCGACCTGCAGACAGAGGTctga